TCTTTGTATACAACTAGCCCATCATCACCATTATTATCTTTATCATAAGTATTAATTAGAACAACAAATGAGTGTCTGTGTGTTTTAAGATAAGTTTTAATAGTCTCAGGTTTATCTTTATAAATAAAGAGCATAGCAGATTTTAATGCTACACTGGGAGAGTTAAAGAAATCAGACATAGCATTCTTTAATAGTTCTTTTTCTTTAGTAAATTCATCTTGTCCATTTCCATTTTCTTTTTCTAATGCTTCTATTTGCTTTTCATAGTTATTTATTGTAAGATTTAAGACTTTATAATTTGCACTATCTTTATTCACATTAATTTTTAATGTTTTATAAACTAGTAACGGAGAATAATAGTTTATTGTTGTGTTATGTACTTTATTACTAATTAAATTTACACTAATTGTATCTTGTGGCAAAGTATTACTCCTTCCTTTCAAATATTTGGATTCCAGCTTTAAAACTAGCTGATGAGCTATAAGCAGTGTTACTACATTTTGTTCCCAAAGTAATGAGACCTGTATTTTGCATATTAGATGTTGGACGTATATATATATTGAGATGTTTTATGTAGTCAGGTTCATGAGCGTCCTTAACTGTGTATTTATTTACTCTGTTATGTAAAAATTCTTTAAGCAAACTATATAAAGTCAACATTCTATTGTAAGCATCATAGTCATTTGAATTTATTACAAGAGAGATAATAAATATTTGGAAGTTAATATTAAACTCACAAATATTATCATAAAAAGTACCATAATGAGAGTTGTGAGCAAGTAAGCCATCTTCAGATGTAAATTTAAATGCAATAATATTAGGTTCGCTCGTAGTTATATTAGAGAGTAGATATGGATGATTATATGTATTAATAACCTTACATATGTTTTCACTTTTAGCATGAGCATATTCTTTAAAGTCATTTAGTATTTTAATTATATGCATAAGTATAACCTCTAACCCAATAAGCACTCAATTCACCTTATAACTAATCTCATTTAGCATTCGTGAAGTATCAACAAGAGTAATTTCTGGATTACCACTACCTTTTTTTTCGTTTTTGCTTAATTGTATTTGGACTAAGTTCAGGCTTGATTTTATTTGACAATACATAATTTTGATAATAAGTTATAAATGCTTCTCCAATGGCACTCATTCCAGATCTAGGATCACGTTTAAATTCATTTTTTATATAATCATTACTGATATATTCTCTAAACTCACAACTAGCAGCAACTTCACTTAAATGTTTACGTACTGGTAAATTATTAGCGCCAATCTCATGCATGCGTGCAACATTAGCTCTGCCCCCAAACCAACCAACCTCTAACTCTATTTCCATACAATATCCTTTAAAATTAGTGTTTGGTAACCAATAGAAGAGTCAATACTTACTATTTCGTAATAATTATCACCTATAGAAATTCTATCTTGAAGATTGAAGATAATATCATCACTTGTATAAAGTTTAGAGAGTCCTTGTAAGTCAAATAAATTTGAGTCATAAATCATCCTTAATTCTTGGGGACTTATATC
This genomic stretch from Borrelia puertoricensis harbors:
- a CDS encoding DUF764 family protein; protein product: MHIIKILNDFKEYAHAKSENICKVINTYNHPYLLSNITTSEPNIIAFKFTSEDGLLAHNSHYGTFYDNICEFNINFQIFIISLVINSNDYDAYNRMLTLYSLLKEFLHNRVNKYTVKDAHEPDYIKHLNIYIRPTSNMQNTGLITLGTKCSNTAYSSSASFKAGIQIFERKE
- a CDS encoding DUF1506 family protein, producing the protein MNNLRDKLSQMSQRMIFTYKAPAPLRLYKFETITLDDNSYQRVFNKEDYLEFTGIIIDISPQELRMIYDSNLFDLQGLSKLYTSDDIIFNLQDRISIGDNYYEIVSIDSSIGYQTLILKDIVWK